The genome window CGTCTGCGGCGTCCGGCTGCTGGTCGCGCAGCCCCTCGTCGATGCCGATGTTGCTGGTCACATCTACGACACCGATCTCGTCGGTGATCACCTGCTCGATGCGCTGCAGGTCGCCTTCCGTCCCGACGCGACCCGTGAGCGTCACGGCACCCGCGACCACGCGCACGTCGATGTCCGTTTCTTCGATCAGCGCGTCATTCGCACGCAGCCGCTCGTAGATCAGGTCGCGCAGCTCACCGTCCGTCAGCTCCCCGAGATCGCGGGTGTCCTCGTAATCGTTCACCATGGCGGACTCCTCAGAAATGCACAGAGATTCCCGCCGACATCACCCAGTTGCTGACCCACTCGTCTTCCGAAAGCTCGCCGCGCGGCGCCGCAAGGACGAATCCCGCTGGTGTCGGCAGCTTCCAGAAGGCGTCGCGCACATCCGCGCGCAGCGACAGACGATCCGTGAGGTACAGCTCGACGCCGGCTCCCAGCTCACCGGCGAAACTCGTGCCGAAATCGTAGCGGTCGTCGACCGGCAGCTCCTCCTCCTCCTCCGTCAGCGAGGAGATGTCGACCACAACACCGCCGCCCGCGAGCAGAAACGGCTGCAGCCGGTTCCACGTGCGGGCACCCGTGATGTCGAAGCGCAGCGCAGCCGTCGCCGACAGCATCTGCGCGTCGGCCTCCACCAGGAACGAGCGGTTCTGTGCATCACCCGCCAGCGTGTCCACCGCAAACGCGTCGCGCGTGCTCGGCATGAAACCGATCGTCGCCTCGGCCTTGAACGGACCGCTGATGCGGATCGAGTAGCGCGCACCGAACACCGCGGCACTCCTGGGACCCAGCTCCAGCGGGTTCTGCCCGGTCGACACGTAGCCCGCGTAGAGGCCCACGGACTGGCCGGGCTCGATGAAGCGGTACGGGGAATCGATCCGCTGGGCCGATGCGGCAGCGGGCACCAGCGCGGCAACCAGGGCAAACAGAGAAAGACGGCGTATCATGCGCACGTGTACCGGATTCAGAGTCATGGGGCGGCCAAGCTAGGCGCGCCGCGCGGCAGGCCGCAAGAAATCACAGCCAGCGGAAGCGCGCGGTTCCTCTACCGCCCCGATCCGCGCCGCGTTCCCGCGATGTGCCGCCGTTCCCGCTGTTCCACCCCGGCCCCGGCCCCGGGCCCAGGGCCCCGGCCCGCCTCACGATCCTGGAGCCCCGCCCATGCCCAGGCACGGAGGCCCGCCCCACCTACTCCACCCGCTCCAGCCGCGGATTCTCCACGTAGCGACGTCCCGCCTTCGCGACCTGCCGCCCCTCCACCTTCACGACGTCCGCCGTGAAATCGTAGCGGTCCCGCAGCAGGAACGAACCGACGCCGTACGAGTCCACCGGCACGCCCGCTTTTTCGAACTCCGCGATCTTGCCGTCGTCGAAGCCCCCCGACGCAACGATCCGCACGTGCTCGAAACCCTCGGCGTCGAGCGCGTCACGCACGTTGTGCACGAGCCGCGGAATCACGCCCGTCGGCTTGAATGACCCCATCATCGGCAGGATCGAACGGTCCACCATGGTCTCGGAGGTATCCAGCCGCACGCCCCAGAGGCGATCACCCAGGGCGCGCGCGACATCCAGCGACGTTTTCACCGAGTCGTTGTCGAAATCGACCAGCGCAATGATGTTCACGTCCGGATCCACGACCTCCGCGAAGGCCTCCGTCGCCCGCACGGTGTCCCCGTCGTAGGCGGCGATCAGCGCGTGCGGCACCGTACCAATGCCGCGCGAGCCCCACCAGGACGCCTGTGCATCCGTCGAGACGCCGATCGCCCCGGCGATGTGGGCGGCGTAGCCGTCGCCCGTCTGCACCAGCCAGTGATCGTGCCGCGCAGGGAAGAACATCACCGGCTTCGGCCAGGCCGCGACAACCACGCGTCGGGTATTGGTCGCCACCTTTGTACGACGGGACAGCACGCCCAGGTACAGCGTCTCGAGGTGCGCAAAAGCCTCGTACGGGCCGGTGATGTGCATGACCGGCTCACGAGGTGTGACCTCGTCGCCGTCGCGCAGTGACAGTACCTCGAGGTCCGTCCAGGCGTACCCCTTGCTCAGGCACTGCTTCAGGATCGCGATCGCCTCGTCCGTGCCCCCCAGCCAGGCGTGCTTCTTCTGGAAGACCTGCATCGTGACGACCGTCTGCCGGTCGTGCGCGCGCAGGATGTCGCGGGCGTACACGAAGTACTTGTCGGAGTAGTACCCCTCGCGCATGCGCTCGACCGGGAGTTGGAAGATCGCCGGATCGAGCCGCACGGCGGGCCGCAGCGGCGGCGGCGGGCCGTGGGCAGGTGTCTTCATGGCGCGATTATACCGGTCAGCGGCGTGTCTGCGCGAGCGCGACGCCCCCGATGATGATGGCGGAACCCAGCAGTTCTCCGGCCGTGGGCACCTCGCCCAGCCAGATCCACGCGACCAGCAGCCCCACCGCCGGCACGGCGTTCGAGAACGTGGCCGTCCGCGTGTTTCCGATGATGTTGACGGCGTGATACCAGATGAGGTAGGAGATCCCG of Longimicrobiales bacterium contains these proteins:
- a CDS encoding outer membrane beta-barrel protein — encoded protein: MIRRLSLFALVAALVPAAASAQRIDSPYRFIEPGQSVGLYAGYVSTGQNPLELGPRSAAVFGARYSIRISGPFKAEATIGFMPSTRDAFAVDTLAGDAQNRSFLVEADAQMLSATAALRFDITGARTWNRLQPFLLAGGGVVVDISSLTEEEEELPVDDRYDFGTSFAGELGAGVELYLTDRLSLRADVRDAFWKLPTPAGFVLAAPRGELSEDEWVSNWVMSAGISVHF
- a CDS encoding BON domain-containing protein, giving the protein MVNDYEDTRDLGELTDGELRDLIYERLRANDALIEETDIDVRVVAGAVTLTGRVGTEGDLQRIEQVITDEIGVVDVTSNIGIDEGLRDQQPDAADEAVMEGLDERATSGGADRTEDSAEHLMEDRAAEQYGTRDMGEAIERGYSYEPPDSPTPEGTRSREEH
- a CDS encoding nicotinate phosphoribosyltransferase, coding for MKTPAHGPPPPLRPAVRLDPAIFQLPVERMREGYYSDKYFVYARDILRAHDRQTVVTMQVFQKKHAWLGGTDEAIAILKQCLSKGYAWTDLEVLSLRDGDEVTPREPVMHITGPYEAFAHLETLYLGVLSRRTKVATNTRRVVVAAWPKPVMFFPARHDHWLVQTGDGYAAHIAGAIGVSTDAQASWWGSRGIGTVPHALIAAYDGDTVRATEAFAEVVDPDVNIIALVDFDNDSVKTSLDVARALGDRLWGVRLDTSETMVDRSILPMMGSFKPTGVIPRLVHNVRDALDAEGFEHVRIVASGGFDDGKIAEFEKAGVPVDSYGVGSFLLRDRYDFTADVVKVEGRQVAKAGRRYVENPRLERVE